One Polaribacter sp. SA4-12 genomic window carries:
- a CDS encoding DsbA family oxidoreductase — protein sequence MKKKLKIDIVSDVVCPWCTIGYKRLEKAISELGIEDQVEIEWQPFELNPNMPAEGQNVNEHITEKYGSTPEQQKASKQNMTEAGAELGFKFDYFDEMRMVNTFDAHVLLEYAKDFGKQTELKMTLTKAFFSDRKDVSKRDILKQALLDVGLNTEEGLAKLDNEEARFEIKSKEKYWQNLGVSSVPTIVFNRQSAVTGAQPVDTFKQVLSEIIKAS from the coding sequence ATGAAAAAAAAATTAAAAATAGATATCGTTTCTGATGTAGTTTGTCCTTGGTGTACCATTGGATACAAACGTTTAGAAAAAGCAATTTCAGAACTTGGAATTGAAGATCAAGTAGAAATTGAATGGCAACCTTTTGAGTTGAATCCAAATATGCCAGCAGAAGGTCAGAATGTAAATGAACATATTACTGAAAAGTATGGTTCTACTCCTGAACAGCAAAAGGCATCGAAACAAAATATGACAGAGGCTGGAGCAGAATTAGGTTTCAAATTCGACTATTTTGATGAAATGCGAATGGTAAATACTTTTGATGCTCATGTTTTATTAGAATATGCCAAAGATTTCGGTAAACAAACCGAATTAAAAATGACATTAACAAAAGCATTTTTTAGTGATCGTAAAGATGTGTCTAAAAGAGATATTTTAAAACAAGCTTTATTAGATGTTGGTTTAAATACAGAAGAAGGTTTAGCTAAGTTAGATAATGAAGAAGCTCGTTTTGAAATTAAAAGTAAAGAAAAGTATTGGCAAAATTTAGGTGTTAGTTCTGTACCAACAATTGTATTTAATAGACAAAGTGCAGTTACAGGAGCACAACCGGTGGATACTTTTAAACAGGTATTAAGTGAAATAATTAAAGCTTCTTAA
- the ypfJ gene encoding KPN_02809 family neutral zinc metallopeptidase, translating to MKWKGRRKSANVDDRRGASSSSNSGSGLGGLSPMIIGLLLKLVTSKKGLIIVAVILGVMYFTGNNPLNFLTGNTNNQIQSTTTYKGTAKENELADFSATILADTEDIWNQIIPNYREPTLVIFTGSVNSACGSASSSTGPFYCPGDEKLYIDLSFFQEMERKLNAPGDFAQAYVIAHEVGHHIQNITGVNRKVQSMRGKVSQTQYNKYSVMLELQADFYAGVWAHHSQRINKMMENGDLEEALNAAHAIGDDRLQKNSTGRVVPDSFTHGTSAQRMRWFKKGFDTGDVNQGDTFNARTL from the coding sequence ATGAAATGGAAAGGAAGAAGAAAAAGCGCTAATGTAGATGATAGAAGAGGCGCTTCTTCAAGTAGTAATTCTGGTAGTGGTTTAGGAGGTTTAAGTCCGATGATAATTGGTCTTTTATTAAAATTAGTCACTTCAAAAAAAGGGTTAATTATTGTAGCCGTTATTTTGGGTGTAATGTATTTTACAGGTAACAATCCATTAAATTTTTTAACAGGTAATACAAATAACCAAATACAATCTACTACTACTTATAAAGGAACTGCAAAAGAAAATGAATTAGCAGATTTTAGCGCCACAATTTTAGCGGATACAGAAGATATTTGGAATCAAATAATACCAAATTATAGAGAACCAACGTTGGTTATTTTCACTGGATCTGTAAATTCTGCTTGTGGAAGTGCATCAAGTTCAACAGGTCCTTTTTACTGTCCAGGTGATGAAAAATTATACATCGATTTAAGCTTTTTTCAAGAAATGGAAAGAAAATTGAATGCTCCTGGAGATTTTGCACAAGCCTATGTAATTGCACATGAAGTTGGGCATCATATTCAGAATATTACAGGTGTTAATAGAAAAGTACAATCTATGCGTGGTAAAGTGAGTCAAACACAATACAATAAATATTCTGTAATGTTAGAATTACAAGCAGATTTTTATGCTGGTGTTTGGGCACATCATTCTCAAAGAATTAATAAAATGATGGAAAATGGTGATTTAGAAGAAGCTTTAAATGCTGCTCATGCAATTGGTGATGATCGTTTGCAAAAGAACTCTACAGGAAGAGTTGTTCCTGATTCTTTTACACACGGAACTTCTGCTCAGAGAATGCGTTGGTTTAAAAAAGGTTTTGATACAGGTGATGTTAATCAAGGAGATACTTTTAACGCAAGAACTTTGTAA